From Pagrus major chromosome 2, Pma_NU_1.0, one genomic window encodes:
- the mlnr gene encoding motilin receptor, which translates to MPWTRPQVDLHAGGAEGMDQYNIEDHHYEGSLFPTFTLIPVTVICILIFIIGVTGNTMTILIIQHFKDMKTTTNLYLSSMAVSDLIIFLCLPFDLYRLWKYVPWLFGEAVCRFYHYIFEGCTSATILHITALSIERYLAISFPLRSKVMVTRRRVQYIILALWGFALVSAAPTLFLVGVEYDNDTHPDYNTGQCKHTNYAISSGQLHIMLWVSTTYFFFPMLCLIFLYGSIGCKLWKSKNDLQGPCALARERSHRQTVKILVVVVLAFIICWLPYHIGRNLFAQVDDYDLAMLSQNFNMASMVLCYLSASINPVVYNLMSRKYRAAAKRLFLLHQRPRQAHRSQRQLSVIDHMSTLNESLTGV; encoded by the exons ATGCCCTGGACCAGACCTCAGGTGGACCTTCATGCTGGTGGAGCGGAGGGCATGGACCAGTACAACATAGAGGACCACCACTACGAGGGCTCCCTGTTCCCCACCTTCACCCTCATCCCTGTCACTGTCATCtgcatcctcatcttcatcattggGGTGACGGGCAACACCATGACCATCCTCATCATCCAGCACTTCAAGGACATGAAGACGACCACCAACCTCTATCTGTCCAGCATGGCCGTGTCTGacctcatcatcttcctctgccTGCCCTTTGACCTCTACCGCCTGTGGAAGTATGTGCCCTGGCTGTTCGGGGAGGCGGTGTGCCGCTTCTATCACTACATTTTTGAGGGCTGCACCTCGGCCACCATCCTTCACATCACGGCACTGAGCATCGAGCGCTACCTGGCCATCAGCTTCCCTCTCAGGAGCAAGGTGATGGTGACCAGACGAAGGGTCCAGTACATCATCCTCGCCCTGTGGGGTTTCGCCCTGGTTTCCGCAGCTCCTACACTCTTTCTGGTTGGCGTGGAGTATGATAATGACACACACCCAGACTACAACACTGGGCAGTGCAAACACACCAACTATGCCATCAGCTCCGGGCAGCTGCACATCATGCTCTGGGTGTCCACCACCTACTTTTTCTTCCCGATGCTCTGCCTCATTTTCCTTTACGGCTCCATCGGATGCAAGTTGTGGAAAAGCAAAAATGATCTGCAAGGTCCCTGTGCTTTAGCCCGGGAAAGGTCACACAGGCAAACAGTCAAGATCCTGG tggtggtggtgctggccTTCATCATCTGCTGGCTGCCCTACCACATCGGCAGGAACCTCTTTGCCCAGGTGGACGACTACGACCTGGCCATGCTGAGCCAGAACTTCAACATGGCGTCCATGGTGCTCTGCTACCTCAGTGCTTCCATCAACCCCGTCGTCTACAACCTCATGTCACGGAAGTACAGGGCTGCAGCCAAACGCCTCTTCCTGCTGCACCAGAGGCCCAGACAAGCCCACCGCAGCCAGAGACAGCTCTCTGTGATCGACCACATGTCCACCCTGAATGAGAGCCTGACTGGGGTctga